In Candidatus Syntrophosphaera sp., a single window of DNA contains:
- the dtd gene encoding D-tyrosyl-tRNA(Tyr) deacylase: protein MRVLVQRVSSARVEVEGKTTGQIGQGLLLFVGFGRDDQAAVIPAAVKKILEMRVFSDCAGKLNLSLADVGGAALVVSQFTLYANCGRGRRPDFTPAAPPQLAEELYNGFVGLLVQHSIPVQTGIFAADMQVSLVNDGPVTFFLEF from the coding sequence ATGCGCGTACTGGTGCAGCGGGTCAGTTCCGCCCGGGTCGAAGTGGAGGGCAAAACCACAGGCCAGATCGGACAGGGGCTGCTTCTCTTCGTTGGTTTTGGCAGGGATGACCAGGCCGCAGTTATTCCCGCGGCGGTCAAAAAGATCCTGGAAATGCGCGTCTTCAGCGACTGCGCCGGCAAACTGAACCTTTCCCTCGCGGATGTGGGAGGCGCAGCACTGGTGGTCTCGCAATTCACCCTCTATGCCAATTGCGGCCGCGGCAGAAGGCCGGATTTCACCCCCGCCGCCCCACCCCAGCTCGCGGAAGAACTCTACAATGGGTTCGTGGGCCTCCTGGTACAACATTCAATTCCCGTCCAGACCGGGATTTTCGCCGCGGACATGCAGGTCTCCCTGGTCAACGACGGCCCGGTCACCTTTTTCCTGGAATTCTGA
- a CDS encoding DUF2147 domain-containing protein — protein MKPILIILIALAMLLPLALLAQAHSIEGYWHNAEKTSKIQIYKTANNTYSGKIVWLKEPNNEKGKPKVDDKNPDPKLQSRELLGLVIIQGLVSKGGNKFANGTIYDPKSGNTYSSKGEVTGPNTLKLRGYIGVSLVGRTETWTRTTK, from the coding sequence ATGAAACCGATCCTGATCATTTTGATCGCCCTGGCCATGCTCCTGCCCCTGGCTTTGCTGGCCCAGGCCCACAGCATCGAAGGCTATTGGCACAATGCCGAAAAGACCAGCAAGATCCAGATCTACAAAACCGCGAACAACACCTACTCAGGTAAGATTGTATGGCTGAAGGAGCCCAACAACGAAAAGGGCAAGCCCAAGGTTGACGACAAAAACCCAGATCCCAAACTCCAATCCCGCGAACTGCTGGGCCTCGTGATCATCCAGGGACTCGTTTCCAAGGGCGGAAACAAATTCGCCAACGGCACCATCTACGATCCCAAATCCGGCAACACCTATTCCAGCAAAGGCGAAGTGACCGGCCCCAACACTCTCAAGCTGCGCGGTTATATCGGCGTTTCGCTGGTGGGCCGCACCGAAACCTGGACCAGAACGACCAAGTAG
- the purB gene encoding adenylosuccinate lyase, which translates to MISRYSLPEMERIWTQQNRYECWLEVELAAARAMHELGIIPDSDWEAISQKADFSPERIEEIEAVTRHDVIAFLTNVAEYVGEPARWIHFGLTSSDILDTATALQLKQSGELILTELYKLAETLKLKAREYRNTICMGRSHGIHAEPTCFGLKFALWHEETRRNIKRLQDAIETIAVGQFSGAVGNYAHLDPQVEQLACKYLDLEPANVSTQVLQRDRHAFFLGELALTGSLLEKIALEIRHLQRTEVQEAEESFSRGQKGSSAMPHKRNPILSEQLCGLARLLRTNALAAIENNALWHERDISHSSVERVILPDSCILAHYMLAKCCSLISNLVAYPENMKANLELTNGLVFSQALLLHLVQAGLSREEAYALVQSNAMRCFESGKPFVDYVLADSRITALLPAETVRDIFNYDRYLRHVDAIYKRCGII; encoded by the coding sequence ATGATCAGCCGCTATTCCCTGCCGGAAATGGAGCGCATCTGGACCCAGCAAAACCGCTATGAATGCTGGCTGGAGGTGGAACTCGCCGCCGCCCGGGCGATGCATGAACTGGGCATCATACCCGATTCCGATTGGGAGGCCATCTCCCAAAAAGCGGATTTCAGCCCTGAGCGGATCGAAGAAATCGAAGCCGTCACCCGGCACGACGTCATCGCTTTCCTGACCAATGTGGCAGAATACGTGGGCGAACCAGCCCGCTGGATCCATTTTGGCCTCACCTCCTCGGACATTCTGGACACCGCCACGGCGCTGCAACTCAAGCAATCCGGGGAACTGATCCTCACCGAACTTTATAAGCTGGCGGAAACCCTGAAACTCAAAGCCCGCGAATACCGCAACACGATCTGCATGGGCAGGTCCCACGGGATTCATGCCGAGCCGACCTGTTTCGGGCTCAAATTCGCCCTCTGGCACGAGGAAACCCGGCGCAACATCAAACGCTTGCAGGACGCGATCGAAACAATCGCCGTCGGCCAATTCAGCGGCGCGGTGGGAAACTACGCCCATCTCGATCCCCAGGTGGAACAACTGGCCTGCAAATACCTGGACCTTGAGCCGGCAAACGTTTCCACCCAGGTGCTCCAGCGCGACCGGCACGCCTTTTTCCTGGGCGAGCTGGCCCTGACCGGATCGCTCTTGGAAAAGATCGCCCTGGAGATCCGCCATCTCCAGCGCACCGAGGTCCAGGAAGCCGAGGAAAGCTTCAGCCGCGGCCAGAAAGGCTCCTCCGCCATGCCCCACAAACGCAATCCCATCCTCAGCGAACAGCTTTGCGGGCTGGCCCGGCTTCTGCGCACCAATGCCCTGGCCGCGATCGAAAACAACGCCCTCTGGCACGAGCGTGACATCTCCCATTCCAGCGTGGAGCGCGTGATTTTGCCCGATAGCTGCATCCTGGCCCATTACATGCTGGCCAAATGCTGCAGCCTGATTTCCAACCTGGTGGCCTATCCCGAGAACATGAAGGCCAACCTGGAACTCACCAACGGCCTGGTCTTTTCCCAAGCTCTGCTGCTGCACCTCGTCCAGGCCGGTCTTTCCCGCGAAGAAGCCTACGCCTTGGTCCAGTCCAACGCCATGCGCTGCTTTGAATCCGGCAAGCCATTTGTGGACTACGTTTTGGCCGACTCCCGGATCACGGCCCTGCTCCCGGCCGAGACGGTCAGGGACATATTCAACTACGACAGGTATCTGCGCCATGTGGATGCCATCTATAAACGCTGCGGCATCATCTGA
- the lgt gene encoding prolipoprotein diacylglyceryl transferase translates to MQFPDINPTMLRFHLFGMELNIQWYGFFYVLSFIIGYVFYRQMLKIKGVKITRDQYEGIIFSVMLGVVLGGRLGYVLFYNLPHYLRHPLEIFRIWEGGMSFHGGALGVIIAGWIYLKKQKLNFFRLADPMMPLVAIGLGLGRLGNFINAELWGNVTKLPWGIIFPGAGPDPRHPTQLYELLLEGLVLFVVCFILLKRKLKDGIVFWTFIGLYGIFRFLIEFVRVPDDLDLYNKYGFLFGFMTIGQILSFLMIVAAAVGIWLIQRKKPEVKA, encoded by the coding sequence ATGCAATTTCCTGATATCAACCCCACCATGCTGAGATTCCACCTGTTCGGGATGGAACTGAACATCCAGTGGTACGGATTTTTCTATGTCCTCAGCTTCATCATCGGCTATGTCTTCTACCGCCAGATGCTCAAGATCAAGGGCGTCAAGATCACCCGGGACCAGTATGAGGGCATCATCTTCTCCGTGATGCTGGGAGTCGTGCTGGGCGGCAGGCTGGGCTACGTGCTGTTTTACAACCTGCCCCATTACCTGCGGCATCCGCTGGAGATATTCCGTATCTGGGAAGGCGGAATGTCTTTCCACGGCGGGGCTTTGGGTGTGATCATCGCCGGCTGGATCTACCTGAAGAAGCAGAAGCTCAATTTCTTCCGGCTCGCCGATCCCATGATGCCTCTGGTAGCCATCGGTTTGGGGCTGGGCAGGCTGGGAAACTTCATCAACGCGGAGCTTTGGGGCAACGTCACCAAGCTGCCCTGGGGTATTATCTTCCCGGGGGCCGGACCCGATCCGCGCCATCCCACCCAGCTTTATGAGCTGCTGCTGGAGGGTTTGGTGCTCTTTGTGGTCTGTTTCATCCTGCTCAAACGCAAGCTGAAGGACGGGATCGTGTTCTGGACCTTTATTGGGCTTTATGGGATCTTCCGCTTCCTGATCGAATTCGTGAGGGTTCCCGACGACCTTGACCTCTATAATAAATACGGATTTCTATTTGGATTCATGACCATCGGGCAGATCCTCAGTTTCCTGATGATCGTAGCCGCGGCGGTCGGCATCTGGCTGATCCAGCGCAAGAAACCGGAGGTTAAGGCTTGA
- a CDS encoding electron transfer flavoprotein subunit beta/FixA family protein has product MKLIVCIKQVPNTTEIKIDPITNTLIREGVESILNPFDAYAIEEAVRLKEKHGGTVTAISMGPHQVEDILREAVSLGVDEIVLLSDRRFAGADTWATSLTLAAAIAKLGEYDLILTGQQAIDGDTAQVGPGIAAHLNIPQTCFVRHIEEIEGCKIILQRLMEDGYDRVQVRLPAVITVVKEINTPRLPSLRGKRNAKLVELKVWNADDLGLDEKDIGLNGSPTQVLSIFTPKHEKQTEKFEGHAEEAADLVVKRLDEITRRG; this is encoded by the coding sequence ATGAAACTGATCGTTTGCATCAAACAGGTGCCCAACACCACCGAGATCAAGATCGATCCGATCACCAACACCCTCATCCGCGAGGGGGTCGAGAGCATCCTCAATCCCTTCGACGCCTACGCCATCGAGGAAGCTGTCCGCCTCAAGGAAAAGCACGGAGGAACCGTCACCGCGATCAGCATGGGGCCGCATCAGGTGGAGGATATCCTGCGGGAAGCGGTATCACTTGGTGTGGATGAGATAGTTTTGCTTTCCGACCGGCGCTTTGCCGGAGCGGACACCTGGGCTACGAGCCTGACCCTCGCCGCGGCAATTGCAAAGCTGGGCGAGTATGACCTGATCCTGACAGGACAGCAGGCCATCGACGGAGACACGGCTCAGGTGGGGCCAGGGATCGCGGCGCATCTGAACATCCCGCAGACCTGCTTCGTGCGCCACATCGAAGAGATTGAGGGATGCAAGATAATTCTGCAAAGGCTGATGGAAGACGGGTATGACCGGGTCCAGGTCCGTCTGCCCGCGGTCATTACGGTGGTCAAAGAGATCAACACTCCCCGCCTGCCTTCGCTGCGGGGCAAACGCAACGCCAAGCTGGTCGAACTCAAGGTCTGGAACGCCGACGACCTGGGCCTGGATGAAAAGGACATCGGGCTGAACGGCTCGCCCACCCAGGTGTTGAGCATCTTCACACCCAAACATGAGAAGCAGACCGAGAAATTCGAGGGCCATGCCGAAGAGGCCGCGGACCTGGTCGTCAAGCGCCTCGATGAGATCACCCGCAGAGGATAA
- a CDS encoding DegT/DnrJ/EryC1/StrS family aminotransferase, with product MKVPLLDLHAQYETLLPEIRSALDRVFASHHYIMGPQVQELEEKMAGYLGIRHAIGCASGTDALVLAVKALGIGENDEVITTPFTFFATASSIWRNHATPRFADIDPQTFNLDPDKIEAAITPRTKAIMPVHLFGQSCDMARIMEIAQKHGLKVIEDNAQGIGCTWDGRMSCSFGDIGTLSFFPSKNLGAMGDAGMCLTNSDDLAAKLRQLRVHGEDPKYYHKWVGLNSRLDTLQAAVISVKLDSLAGWSEARRANARFYDTALQGIPQIRTPRIAPQAVSIYNQYTLACEDRDGLMRHLQSREVGCAIYYPLPLHLQECFASLDYKPGDFPVAEELAGKVLSIPIYPELTDAQKQHVAGSIREFYQGKGL from the coding sequence GTGAAAGTACCCCTGCTGGACCTGCACGCGCAATATGAAACTCTGCTGCCGGAGATCCGCTCCGCTTTGGACCGGGTGTTCGCCAGCCATCACTATATCATGGGACCCCAGGTGCAAGAACTGGAAGAGAAAATGGCCGGCTATTTGGGCATCAGGCACGCCATTGGCTGCGCATCAGGGACGGACGCTCTGGTGCTGGCCGTAAAGGCACTCGGGATCGGCGAGAACGACGAAGTGATCACCACTCCTTTCACCTTTTTCGCCACCGCCTCCTCCATCTGGAGGAACCATGCCACACCGCGTTTCGCGGATATCGACCCCCAGACCTTCAATCTCGACCCGGACAAGATCGAAGCAGCGATCACGCCGCGAACCAAAGCGATCATGCCGGTGCATCTCTTTGGCCAATCCTGCGACATGGCCCGGATCATGGAGATTGCCCAAAAGCACGGACTGAAGGTGATCGAAGACAATGCCCAGGGCATCGGCTGCACCTGGGACGGCCGGATGAGCTGCTCTTTCGGGGATATCGGGACCCTCTCCTTCTTCCCCAGCAAAAACCTCGGCGCGATGGGCGACGCGGGCATGTGCCTCACCAATTCCGACGATCTGGCTGCCAAATTGCGCCAATTGCGGGTGCACGGCGAAGACCCCAAGTATTACCACAAATGGGTGGGCCTGAACAGCAGGCTGGACACGCTGCAGGCTGCTGTGATCAGCGTCAAGCTGGATAGTCTGGCAGGCTGGAGCGAGGCCCGGCGGGCCAATGCCCGGTTTTACGACACGGCGCTGCAGGGCATACCTCAGATCCGCACGCCCCGGATAGCTCCGCAGGCCGTTTCCATCTATAACCAATACACCCTGGCCTGCGAGGACCGCGACGGGCTGATGCGGCATCTCCAATCCCGCGAGGTCGGCTGCGCCATCTATTACCCCCTGCCCCTGCATCTGCAGGAATGCTTTGCCAGCCTGGATTACAAGCCCGGGGACTTCCCCGTCGCCGAAGAACTGGCCGGAAAAGTGCTTTCCATCCCCATCTATCCGGAGCTGACCGACGCCCAGAAGCAGCATGTCGCTGGCTCCATCAGAGAGTTTTACCAAGGAAAAGGCCTATGA
- a CDS encoding SLBB domain-containing protein, translated as MKTKLLILALLCLWCFAAAQITLPKDLQAVISVNVTGFVANPGTYQVAPVNRLSDVLTLANTAIKTIGASEVALMQQMKEAAQDSLYANFQALRSVEILRGGETITCDLQKFLRGGDLTQNPLLRDGDVIRVKAVRASVSIQGEVYYPGEYEFVEGDQLSDLLDLAQGFTPAADLKAVSIYRYQENMTDHDLLRIDLRTGSTDNIELQASDRVTVPRDSEFRRAWKITVGGNVKASGEYLIDGTTTLYDILLLCGGPTANGDLRRAIYASSVYSKDPDPEFERLKEFSLSQISALEYHYLSNKMRQFPGKYSVDVSQAWDSQGALGNPVLRDGDYLFVPEKLDMVMVSGQVANPGLVPWIEGKTWKHYIDEAGGFTNNKRWRGTRIIRMASGNWVRPSDKIPVHPGDNIFVAERTEREFWTDVKDVLLAATQVMTIFLGVRAITSN; from the coding sequence ATGAAAACTAAGCTGTTGATCCTGGCCCTGCTCTGCCTGTGGTGCTTCGCGGCCGCGCAGATCACTCTGCCCAAAGACCTGCAGGCCGTGATTTCGGTGAATGTGACTGGTTTCGTGGCCAATCCCGGGACCTATCAGGTCGCTCCGGTGAACCGGCTTTCGGATGTATTGACCCTGGCCAATACGGCCATCAAAACGATCGGCGCCAGTGAGGTGGCTCTGATGCAGCAGATGAAAGAGGCGGCCCAGGATTCACTCTACGCCAATTTTCAGGCCCTACGCAGCGTGGAAATCCTGCGCGGTGGGGAAACCATCACCTGCGACCTGCAGAAATTCCTGCGCGGCGGCGATCTGACCCAAAATCCCCTGCTCCGGGACGGCGACGTGATCCGGGTGAAAGCTGTCCGCGCCTCGGTTTCCATCCAGGGAGAGGTCTATTATCCCGGGGAATATGAGTTTGTGGAAGGCGACCAGCTTTCCGACCTGCTTGACCTGGCGCAGGGTTTCACGCCCGCGGCAGATCTCAAAGCGGTCAGCATCTACCGCTATCAGGAAAACATGACCGATCACGACCTGCTGCGTATCGACCTCAGGACTGGCAGCACCGATAATATCGAACTGCAAGCTTCCGATCGGGTTACGGTGCCCCGCGATTCCGAATTCCGGCGGGCCTGGAAGATCACGGTGGGAGGAAACGTGAAAGCCTCCGGCGAGTACCTGATCGACGGTACCACCACGCTCTACGACATCCTGCTGCTCTGCGGCGGGCCAACCGCGAACGGGGACCTGCGCCGGGCCATCTATGCCAGCTCGGTCTACAGCAAGGATCCCGATCCGGAGTTCGAGCGCCTGAAAGAGTTTTCCCTGTCCCAGATCTCGGCCTTGGAATATCATTACCTGAGCAACAAGATGCGGCAATTCCCCGGAAAATACAGCGTCGACGTTTCCCAAGCCTGGGATTCACAGGGCGCTTTGGGCAATCCGGTCCTGCGGGACGGGGATTACCTCTTCGTGCCGGAAAAGCTGGACATGGTGATGGTCAGCGGCCAGGTCGCCAATCCTGGTTTGGTGCCCTGGATCGAGGGTAAAACCTGGAAACATTACATCGACGAAGCGGGCGGCTTCACCAACAACAAGCGCTGGCGCGGAACCCGGATCATCCGGATGGCCAGCGGAAACTGGGTCCGCCCTTCGGACAAGATACCGGTCCATCCCGGGGATAACATTTTCGTGGCGGAAAGGACCGAACGTGAATTCTGGACCGACGTGAAAGACGTTTTGCTGGCCGCAACCCAGGTCATGACCATTTTCCTGGGCGTCCGGGCAATCACCTCGAATTAA
- a CDS encoding GDP-mannose 4,6-dehydratase: protein MKVLITGGAGFIGSHLAERLLDDGHQVSIVDNLSTGRLENIESIKDNGNFHYTIGNILNRELMEKLMAGVDQVYHLAAAVGVKYIIENPLLSLKTNIVGTDNVLELANKHKAKVLITSTSEIYGKSENIPFCEGDDRLLGSTSISRWGYSCSKAIDEFMALAYFREKRLPVVIVRCFNTVGPRQMGQYGMVLPKFIKAALLDQPLIVYGSGKQTRCFADVSDVVDAFIKLMANPQCPGEIFNVGTTESISIDDLAKKVREMTGSKSKIEHMSYEEAFEEGFEDMMNRMPSLDKIREYIGYEPKYKLDAIIQRMIEYYEN from the coding sequence ATGAAAGTTCTGATCACGGGCGGCGCCGGATTCATCGGCTCGCATCTGGCAGAAAGGCTCCTGGATGACGGACATCAGGTGAGCATCGTGGACAACCTTTCCACGGGCCGCCTGGAAAACATCGAAAGCATCAAGGACAATGGCAATTTCCACTATACCATCGGCAACATCCTGAACCGCGAGCTGATGGAAAAGCTCATGGCCGGGGTCGACCAGGTCTATCATCTGGCTGCCGCCGTGGGCGTGAAATACATCATCGAAAATCCGCTGCTCTCGCTCAAGACCAACATCGTGGGCACGGACAACGTTCTGGAACTGGCCAATAAACACAAGGCCAAGGTGCTGATCACCTCGACCTCGGAGATCTATGGCAAGAGCGAAAACATTCCCTTTTGCGAAGGGGACGACCGGCTGCTGGGCTCAACTTCAATCAGCCGCTGGGGCTATAGCTGCAGCAAGGCGATCGACGAATTCATGGCCCTGGCCTACTTCCGCGAAAAGCGCCTGCCGGTGGTGATCGTGCGCTGTTTCAACACCGTGGGGCCCCGCCAGATGGGGCAATACGGGATGGTGCTGCCCAAATTCATCAAAGCCGCCCTGCTCGACCAGCCCCTCATCGTTTACGGCTCCGGCAAACAAACCCGCTGTTTCGCAGACGTTTCAGACGTGGTGGACGCCTTCATTAAATTGATGGCCAACCCCCAATGCCCGGGCGAGATCTTCAATGTGGGCACCACAGAATCCATCTCCATCGATGACCTGGCCAAGAAGGTGCGGGAAATGACCGGCAGCAAGTCCAAGATCGAGCATATGAGCTATGAAGAGGCTTTTGAAGAGGGTTTCGAGGACATGATGAACCGGATGCCCTCGCTGGACAAGATCAGGGAATACATCGGTTACGAACCCAAATACAAGCTGGACGCGATAATCCAGCGCATGATCGAGTATTATGAAAACTAA
- a CDS encoding mechanosensitive ion channel family protein — MDLIRSLGFDLNNKLFLKVLYSILIILILSILRWILTRMILKRIEDPKSRFNTRKTIAYTVMVIGILLVGRVWFEGISSLTTYLGLLSAGIAIALKDLFANLAGWIFIIWRKPFVTGNRIQIENHAGDVIDIRPFQFTILEIGNWVRADQSTGRMIHIPNGMILTSPISNYDSGFQYIWNEIPVLITFESNWQVAKKILDDISTEYARETTLKAQREIEETARKFYIYYKNLTPKVYTSVEDSGVLLTIRYLTSIRERRGSAEKIWEQVLESFAEHNDIDLAYPTARLVGKLN; from the coding sequence ATGGATCTTATCAGATCACTTGGTTTTGACCTGAACAACAAGCTGTTTCTCAAAGTCCTGTATTCAATCCTGATAATCCTCATTCTGTCAATATTGAGGTGGATCCTCACCCGGATGATCCTGAAGCGGATCGAGGATCCCAAATCCAGGTTCAACACGCGCAAAACGATAGCTTACACCGTCATGGTGATCGGGATCCTCCTCGTCGGCCGGGTCTGGTTTGAAGGGATCAGCTCGCTCACAACCTATCTGGGCCTGCTGAGTGCCGGTATCGCCATCGCCCTCAAAGATCTCTTCGCGAATCTGGCAGGCTGGATCTTCATCATCTGGAGAAAGCCCTTCGTCACCGGCAACAGGATCCAGATCGAAAATCATGCCGGAGATGTGATCGACATCCGCCCTTTTCAATTCACGATCCTGGAGATCGGAAACTGGGTGCGGGCGGACCAAAGCACCGGCAGGATGATCCACATTCCCAACGGGATGATACTCACCTCGCCGATCTCGAACTATGACAGCGGATTTCAGTATATCTGGAACGAAATCCCTGTTTTGATCACATTTGAAAGCAATTGGCAGGTGGCCAAGAAAATACTCGATGACATCTCCACGGAATATGCCCGGGAAACAACTCTGAAGGCGCAACGGGAGATCGAGGAAACTGCCAGGAAGTTCTACATATACTACAAAAACCTCACCCCCAAGGTCTACACCTCCGTGGAAGACAGCGGAGTTTTGCTCACAATTCGCTATCTGACTTCGATCAGGGAGCGCCGGGGAAGCGCGGAAAAGATCTGGGAACAGGTCCTGGAAAGCTTTGCCGAACACAATGACATCGACCTGGCCTATCCCACGGCCAGATTGGTCGGCAAGCTCAATTAG